The following coding sequences are from one Candidatus Borkfalkia ceftriaxoniphila window:
- a CDS encoding right-handed parallel beta-helix repeat-containing protein, whose product MKLNRKWLRTVICFGLVTALAFSFVACGRDKQEEDPPTPKPPVQKMEIADYVKSLSEDEYTVENLTDSYGLSDPANVGVRKEGRSKGMYEIPADSQFSEDAIFDVEDYISKGKSDTEALTAVINDAKDFQKNGGKVKIKLPDRDLNIDRNSSGLADTTYTLSVAGFDGLYIQGGENTVLTINTGSSWLGGLSFTDCTDLHLENVRLDYSVLPALAGTVKASDKDALTVTMTVPETQQASLAALSSSQALGGTLYSYIEYDQYTSAPKEGGAFLIRDENVFESVTFSAPATVTVKFKESYRSSFTKPRNGDIVALGFAMYGKNGINFSDCKDVYVENCAVYTCPGMAITVSGVENFYANRFDVALKDDRIMTATADGYHLQACLGEVKITNSIIENTHDDALNIKSGYYYSLNTVDPVARTLTISKKTGAIALPKAGETLKVYAQTDFAERGSFTVESAVAEGASYVVTVKERIKGDVDWTKCVVTNVSAVPRFTFSDNIVRNKRNRGILVQIPGSVVENNTFENVGQGAIMIHSSLDIFNEATMPSDIAVRNNKLINNGYLLYNALRGSIAVFAIAEGGIVAPSGTVSGISIENNFISNSGNAGISLRGVGAPDSAISSNLFYNTGRVSASEMTECAVELENVNEIELVNNYNYNTLGSETFVGINTAGTTDTKTIVLKDNYNLRYKEYDGEVPQIDVFKLDKDVIKIDGDISDWNDVGTAIEMNGSSLATGDEINPADYADVFGVEVARIAWTDEGLYFGFKVRDNKPDYASVLDFWNGDCVEIFMSTVIDMPNADMQLYRNKGDVLQMAFAPTWAGGFTFGNSRTSDKFIDGKAQMRVAVKTVSDGYSGEIFIPFTLADGMKTCIDEGKPVAMAFIFADADRDELNRKRLQVGNVPHFVENYKTKTEKMPQFNFKNGQK is encoded by the coding sequence ATGAAGTTAAATAGAAAATGGTTGCGGACCGTCATCTGTTTTGGATTAGTGACTGCGCTTGCATTTTCATTCGTTGCGTGCGGAAGAGATAAACAGGAAGAAGACCCGCCTACGCCGAAACCGCCGGTACAAAAAATGGAAATTGCCGATTATGTCAAATCATTGTCGGAGGACGAGTATACAGTAGAAAACTTGACGGACAGTTACGGTCTTTCTGATCCGGCCAATGTTGGCGTACGAAAGGAGGGAAGGTCGAAAGGCATGTACGAGATCCCCGCCGATTCGCAATTCAGCGAGGATGCCATATTTGATGTTGAAGATTACATCTCAAAAGGGAAATCGGATACAGAGGCGCTGACTGCCGTAATAAACGATGCGAAAGACTTTCAGAAGAATGGCGGTAAGGTCAAGATTAAATTACCCGATCGTGATTTAAATATCGACCGTAACAGTTCGGGCCTTGCCGATACCACCTATACTCTTTCTGTCGCCGGTTTTGACGGGTTATATATCCAAGGGGGCGAGAATACTGTTTTGACCATCAATACGGGTTCTTCATGGCTGGGAGGCTTATCTTTTACAGACTGTACCGATCTGCATTTGGAAAATGTGCGTTTGGATTATTCGGTGCTTCCCGCGCTTGCAGGTACAGTAAAAGCTTCCGACAAAGACGCTCTTACCGTTACGATGACCGTACCTGAAACTCAGCAGGCGAGCCTGGCTGCGCTTTCATCCAGCCAGGCGCTCGGGGGAACGCTGTATTCTTATATCGAATACGATCAGTATACCTCTGCTCCGAAGGAAGGCGGCGCGTTCCTGATAAGGGATGAAAATGTTTTCGAAAGCGTTACCTTTTCAGCTCCTGCGACTGTGACGGTAAAATTTAAAGAGTCGTATCGCAGTTCCTTTACGAAACCCAGAAACGGCGATATTGTCGCTTTAGGTTTTGCCATGTACGGAAAAAATGGCATAAATTTTAGCGATTGTAAGGATGTATATGTAGAGAATTGCGCTGTTTACACCTGTCCAGGTATGGCGATCACCGTGAGCGGCGTCGAAAATTTTTATGCGAACCGCTTTGACGTCGCTTTGAAAGATGACCGTATCATGACGGCGACGGCAGACGGGTATCATCTCCAAGCTTGTCTCGGAGAAGTAAAGATTACAAACAGCATCATTGAAAACACCCATGATGACGCGCTCAACATCAAATCGGGTTATTATTACTCGCTGAATACGGTCGATCCTGTTGCCCGTACGCTGACGATTTCCAAAAAGACCGGCGCTATCGCCTTGCCGAAAGCCGGCGAAACGTTAAAGGTCTATGCACAGACTGATTTTGCCGAACGCGGCAGCTTTACTGTCGAGTCAGCGGTGGCGGAGGGCGCCAGCTATGTGGTTACGGTCAAGGAACGTATAAAAGGCGATGTGGATTGGACAAAGTGTGTCGTTACGAATGTTTCCGCAGTGCCCCGCTTTACCTTTTCCGATAATATCGTGCGCAATAAGCGTAACCGCGGTATCTTGGTGCAGATACCAGGCTCCGTTGTTGAAAACAATACCTTTGAAAACGTAGGGCAGGGAGCGATCATGATCCATTCCAGTCTGGATATTTTCAACGAAGCTACAATGCCTTCGGATATTGCTGTACGCAACAACAAGCTCATCAATAATGGCTATCTGCTTTACAATGCTCTCCGCGGAAGCATTGCTGTATTTGCCATCGCGGAGGGAGGGATCGTTGCTCCTTCGGGCACTGTCAGCGGCATTTCGATTGAAAATAATTTTATTTCCAATTCAGGCAACGCGGGTATATCACTGCGCGGCGTAGGTGCTCCGGATAGTGCGATTTCCAGTAATTTGTTTTACAATACGGGGCGCGTATCTGCCTCAGAGATGACAGAATGCGCGGTAGAATTGGAAAACGTAAACGAAATCGAGTTGGTGAATAATTATAACTATAATACGCTCGGTTCGGAAACCTTTGTCGGGATCAATACCGCAGGCACGACCGATACAAAGACGATCGTCTTAAAGGATAACTATAATCTACGCTATAAGGAATATGACGGAGAAGTACCGCAAATCGACGTTTTCAAGCTGGATAAGGATGTTATTAAAATTGATGGTGATATTTCAGATTGGAATGACGTCGGAACGGCAATCGAAATGAACGGTTCGTCTCTTGCAACAGGCGATGAGATCAATCCTGCTGATTATGCCGATGTTTTCGGGGTGGAAGTCGCACGCATTGCATGGACGGACGAAGGACTTTATTTCGGCTTTAAGGTGCGTGATAATAAGCCTGATTATGCTTCCGTGCTCGATTTCTGGAACGGAGACTGTGTGGAAATTTTCATGAGCACCGTCATTGATATGCCCAACGCGGATATGCAATTATATCGCAACAAAGGAGATGTTTTGCAAATGGCATTCGCTCCTACCTGGGCAGGAGGTTTTACTTTCGGCAACAGTCGTACTTCGGATAAGTTTATCGACGGAAAAGCGCAGATGCGGGTTGCTGTCAAAACAGTTTCCGACGGTTATAGCGGTGAGATTTTTATACCGTTTACGTTGGCAGACGGAATGAAGACCTGTATTGATGAAGGTAAGCCCGTCGCCATGGCGTTTATATTTGCAGACGCGGACCGCGACGAGCTCAACCGTAAACGCCTTCAGGTGGGAAATGTGCCGCACTTTGTTGAAAACTATAAAACTAAAACAGAAAAAATGCCTCAGTTCAATTTTAAGAACGGGCAAAAATAA
- a CDS encoding right-handed parallel beta-helix repeat-containing protein: protein MKSFFKKLFAVLISLTLFLSLFGCESKDTQKEDPPQKEVTLLEKEQVIDALERDIYNRSFPADSKEKEFMGLSDANAVGVDRDRFENEVLYPVPDEEDFVAVYDVREYGIFPENKDNAPALNILLKQIKNVEGLKFLRFPQGVYLFHATVNFADIEDLYVVGEDAEWRMTEWTSAMDIRNCKNFHINGFEFDYHPASTVTGTVISTDEAKRSVTLKLGEEFDMSDSRFNGGKVKYGSYMEYVWDETYGAYIPDKDGMLRYNSTGDRVENLVGGSYDPAAHTLTIAFSADSGYRAPDEGTKVSVSYTMYEYGMFMFQSCEKVYMESNDVYASLGMTFVTYNVKDLYMNRTNLRLREGSERLMTSTADGLHANGCYGDMIVTNSLYEASHDDAMNICSFYNTVSSYAGNTLVCGASSATTNYPIMEGDVIEIYDPQSMELIETYTVVKVTALGLSYDLTVDKRIREDISGCLVGNTTRVPALKVENCIIRNKRNRGILAQVRNSEIVNCAFYNVLHGPIMMNASFDIFAEAIIPRSITVRNCKFFDNNTAHGLSADVSAFRNGGTVLANTVRAIEVENNYFSRSAAGAVYFCGTGDCVAKNNLAYDICRSAVNDAQRAMISLVTDRNAYVCDNFAYLPSAIEGFALLYKSAAEGTEATGNIEYILEGKV from the coding sequence ATGAAATCGTTTTTTAAAAAATTATTCGCGGTACTGATAAGCCTTACTTTGTTTTTATCATTGTTCGGCTGTGAAAGTAAGGATACACAAAAAGAAGACCCGCCGCAAAAGGAAGTGACGCTTTTGGAAAAAGAACAGGTGATCGATGCGCTGGAGAGGGATATTTACAACCGTTCGTTTCCGGCCGACAGCAAGGAAAAGGAATTTATGGGCTTATCCGATGCAAATGCCGTGGGCGTAGATCGGGATCGGTTTGAAAACGAAGTGCTGTATCCCGTTCCTGACGAAGAGGATTTTGTCGCCGTATACGATGTACGTGAGTACGGAATATTTCCCGAAAATAAGGACAACGCTCCCGCGCTCAATATTCTTCTGAAGCAAATCAAGAACGTGGAAGGGCTTAAGTTTCTGCGCTTCCCGCAAGGCGTCTATCTGTTCCATGCAACGGTAAACTTTGCCGACATCGAGGATCTGTACGTGGTGGGAGAGGATGCCGAATGGCGGATGACCGAGTGGACGAGCGCTATGGATATCCGAAACTGCAAGAATTTCCATATAAACGGATTTGAATTCGATTATCACCCTGCATCTACGGTCACGGGAACTGTCATATCTACCGACGAGGCAAAACGATCGGTCACTTTGAAACTCGGTGAAGAATTTGATATGTCCGACAGCCGTTTCAACGGCGGAAAAGTGAAGTATGGCAGCTATATGGAATATGTGTGGGATGAAACTTATGGCGCATATATTCCCGATAAAGATGGTATGCTCCGTTACAATTCCACGGGCGACAGGGTGGAAAACCTTGTCGGTGGTTCCTACGATCCGGCAGCGCACACGTTGACGATTGCGTTCAGCGCCGACAGCGGATACCGCGCGCCGGACGAAGGAACGAAAGTTTCCGTGTCCTACACGATGTACGAATATGGCATGTTTATGTTTCAGTCATGCGAGAAAGTCTATATGGAAAGCAATGACGTTTACGCTTCTTTGGGCATGACTTTCGTGACCTATAACGTTAAAGATCTGTACATGAACAGAACCAATTTGCGGCTGCGGGAAGGCTCCGAACGTCTGATGACGTCTACGGCTGATGGTCTGCACGCGAACGGATGTTATGGCGATATGATCGTTACGAACAGTCTATACGAGGCGTCACACGACGACGCGATGAATATTTGTTCCTTTTACAATACGGTAAGTTCATACGCAGGAAATACATTGGTCTGCGGAGCTTCTTCCGCTACGACAAATTATCCCATCATGGAAGGGGATGTGATTGAAATTTACGACCCGCAAAGTATGGAACTGATAGAAACGTATACGGTCGTCAAGGTTACTGCTTTGGGCCTTTCTTATGATCTGACGGTGGATAAGCGTATCCGTGAGGATATTTCGGGTTGCTTGGTAGGTAATACTACTCGTGTCCCTGCATTGAAAGTTGAAAATTGTATCATCCGAAATAAGCGCAACCGCGGAATTTTGGCGCAAGTCCGGAATTCAGAAATCGTGAACTGTGCTTTCTATAATGTATTACATGGTCCGATTATGATGAACGCATCTTTCGACATTTTTGCCGAGGCGATTATCCCCCGTTCAATTACTGTGAGAAATTGCAAATTTTTCGATAATAATACGGCACACGGACTGTCGGCGGATGTATCTGCGTTCCGAAACGGCGGAACAGTACTCGCAAATACCGTACGAGCGATTGAAGTTGAAAATAACTATTTCAGCCGTTCGGCGGCAGGTGCCGTATATTTCTGCGGGACAGGCGACTGTGTCGCAAAAAATAATCTTGCCTATGATATCTGCCGCAGTGCCGTGAATGATGCACAACGCGCAATGATTTCTTTGGTCACCGACAGGAACGCGTATGTCTGCGATAATTTTGCATATTTGCCGTCTGCCATCGAGGGCTTTGCGCTTCTGTATAAATCGGCAGCGGAGGGGACTGAGGCAACCGGTAATATCGAATACATTCTGGAGGGAAAGGTATGA
- a CDS encoding type 2 periplasmic-binding domain-containing protein yields the protein MKKLVTVLLALAVSLSAVLGLTACGRSENYDPNNFLPNGTAENPYQIVAEPITIKIFVPKSALNPSFKNLKMFQKLEEMTNLRFIFTEADTAAYSQLRSAAWEDKKSLPDLFLFNNPVSEQVIYSQYGAVVPFNDSDLVVNGIEVGSLIDNYMPTYKKLLDENFNIDSPYSARKVATFSDGMMYSTLCVNDVPRDLTFKMYINQQWIENLREDDVEIPSNVTSFKTAAEIPDATDIKTVEEYVDILRLFKKYDVNRNGDPNDEVPVSAKELEYLRNFILASYGYVYGGAEQESDGSKMTYVPSTEAYRKYLQTMNIMFSEGLLDKSTFSIKTDAQLAQKGLEHRLGSFCSAAAYITVGYDYEDEYEMFGPLTSDYYTGDPIQWGFANFSPTGAVIPTGTSKVREVARLLDIMYSDIGCQLIAYGEEGVDWKWDDEDKTSWTFLVPDDWTGSQEDYRATITPNVGTASALYWKYDFVGKMNDDIITALNRMSERYAPYLKQIVPDDLKMIEEEYNKIETINASLDVYLKNAECLFVMGDNDPFKDSDWNSFQSDLKSYRSEELIRCYNDAFARNKK from the coding sequence ATGAAAAAATTAGTTACAGTTCTTCTGGCACTAGCTGTTTCGCTATCCGCAGTACTTGGCCTTACGGCGTGCGGTAGATCGGAAAATTACGATCCTAATAATTTTTTACCGAACGGAACGGCAGAAAATCCCTATCAGATCGTGGCTGAGCCGATAACAATCAAAATTTTCGTTCCCAAAAGCGCCCTGAATCCGTCCTTTAAAAACTTGAAAATGTTTCAGAAACTCGAGGAAATGACCAATCTTCGATTTATATTTACGGAAGCGGATACGGCAGCATACTCTCAGCTGCGCAGCGCCGCATGGGAAGATAAGAAAAGTTTGCCGGATTTATTCCTTTTCAATAATCCCGTATCCGAACAAGTCATCTATTCGCAGTACGGCGCTGTCGTTCCGTTCAACGATAGCGATCTGGTCGTAAACGGTATTGAGGTCGGGAGCCTGATCGACAACTATATGCCCACCTACAAAAAGTTGCTGGATGAAAATTTTAATATTGATTCTCCGTATTCCGCGCGCAAGGTCGCGACTTTCAGTGACGGTATGATGTATTCTACTCTTTGCGTGAACGATGTACCCCGCGATTTGACATTTAAAATGTATATCAATCAGCAGTGGATCGAAAATTTACGTGAAGACGATGTTGAAATACCTTCCAACGTGACATCTTTTAAAACAGCGGCCGAAATTCCGGATGCGACCGATATTAAAACGGTGGAGGAATACGTCGATATCCTGCGCTTGTTCAAAAAATATGACGTAAACCGTAACGGCGATCCAAATGATGAGGTGCCTGTATCTGCCAAAGAATTGGAATACCTGAGGAACTTTATTTTAGCTTCCTACGGATATGTGTACGGCGGCGCCGAGCAGGAGTCGGACGGCTCAAAGATGACTTATGTTCCCTCCACCGAGGCATACCGTAAGTATTTACAGACGATGAATATCATGTTCTCGGAAGGCTTATTGGATAAATCTACATTTTCGATAAAGACGGACGCGCAACTCGCACAGAAGGGATTGGAGCACCGCCTTGGTTCTTTCTGTTCCGCCGCTGCGTATATCACGGTCGGTTATGATTACGAGGACGAGTATGAAATGTTCGGGCCTTTGACGAGTGACTATTATACCGGAGATCCCATCCAATGGGGCTTTGCTAATTTTTCGCCCACAGGTGCCGTTATCCCCACCGGAACTTCAAAGGTTCGAGAGGTCGCACGGTTGCTTGATATCATGTATTCGGATATCGGCTGCCAGCTGATCGCGTATGGCGAAGAAGGGGTGGATTGGAAATGGGACGATGAAGATAAGACGTCTTGGACATTTTTAGTGCCCGATGATTGGACTGGATCGCAGGAGGATTACCGTGCGACGATTACTCCCAATGTGGGTACCGCTTCCGCGCTTTATTGGAAGTATGATTTCGTCGGCAAAATGAATGACGATATCATCACAGCGCTTAACCGCATGTCCGAACGTTATGCTCCCTACTTGAAACAGATCGTTCCTGACGATTTGAAAATGATAGAGGAAGAATATAACAAGATCGAAACGATCAATGCTTCGTTGGATGTGTATCTGAAAAATGCGGAGTGCCTCTTTGTCATGGGAGATAACGACCCGTTCAAAGACTCAGACTGGAACTCTTTTCAGTCCGATTTGAAGAGTTACCGCAGCGAAGAGTTGATTCGATGCTATAACGATGCCTTTGCCCGCAATAAAAAATAA
- a CDS encoding carbohydrate ABC transporter permease: MVENRGKDKIFNIAIMVIMGIYALITLFPLLHVLANSFSSSDFVNKGSVGIWPRGWTFDNYEKVLQETSIWRGYANTLLYTAIGTVIQLVLQFTAAYPLSRKDFRGRTFFSMFFVLTMFIQGGLIPTFLVVKALGMLNTIWAMIIPGCVGVFNIIIIRTYITSTIPNELQEAAQIDGCGNLRIFLSVVIPLCKPILAVMTLYAIVGYWNSYFNSLMYLTDEKLFPLQRVLQGILVSSESSVGGIGGGEQAMMAETLKYVTIVVASAPILLIYPFFEKYFEKGIMIGGVKG; this comes from the coding sequence ATGGTTGAAAATAGAGGGAAAGACAAAATTTTTAATATTGCGATCATGGTGATCATGGGAATTTATGCATTGATCACGCTCTTTCCGCTGTTGCATGTGCTGGCTAATTCTTTTTCCTCCTCAGACTTTGTCAATAAAGGCAGTGTCGGCATTTGGCCTCGCGGCTGGACGTTCGATAATTATGAAAAAGTTTTGCAGGAAACTAGCATTTGGCGCGGTTATGCGAACACGCTGTTGTATACGGCGATCGGCACGGTTATTCAGCTTGTGCTTCAGTTTACCGCTGCATATCCTCTTTCGCGGAAGGATTTTCGGGGGCGTACGTTTTTCAGCATGTTTTTCGTGTTGACAATGTTTATCCAGGGTGGACTTATTCCGACTTTTTTGGTTGTCAAAGCCCTGGGAATGCTGAATACTATATGGGCGATGATTATTCCCGGCTGCGTAGGCGTTTTTAATATAATCATTATACGGACTTACATTACTTCGACGATCCCTAACGAATTGCAGGAGGCTGCGCAAATCGACGGCTGTGGGAATTTGCGCATATTCTTGTCTGTCGTAATACCTTTGTGCAAACCTATCCTTGCAGTTATGACATTGTATGCGATCGTAGGATATTGGAACAGTTATTTTAATTCTCTCATGTATTTAACCGACGAAAAGCTGTTTCCGCTACAGCGTGTGCTGCAGGGGATCCTCGTCAGTAGCGAAAGCAGCGTTGGAGGGATCGGCGGCGGAGAGCAGGCAATGATGGCGGAAACGCTCAAATATGTTACGATCGTGGTGGCGAGCGCACCAATCCTTCTTATCTATCCGTTTTTTGAAAAGTATTTTGAAAAGGGTATTATGATCGGCGGCGTAAAAGGTTAA
- a CDS encoding ABC transporter permease — protein MIRSLRLKKNRISKKNILSGKKNLSLYLLIMPAVIYVILLHYMPIFGLFIAFKDYNSYQGIFGSPWAGMMGFEHFITFIKLPNFWLIMRNTLILSVYSIVLNTVLPIILALFINEIRSKIFKKTVQTISYAPYFISTVVVVGMLFSFCDVESGILNSIGAIFGIEAINLMESAFWFPTIYVVSGLWQGLGWWAIIYIGTLANVDQSLHEAAVLDGAGRLKRIWYVNVPVILPMAIIMFIMSLGNMLSVGFEKVYLMQTSANLTTSEIISTYVYRVSLMAKIPQYSYATAIGLFNSVINIILLITANFISRKVSATSLW, from the coding sequence ATGATAAGGTCCCTTCGTTTAAAAAAGAACAGAATTTCGAAAAAAAATATTTTGTCGGGAAAAAAGAATTTGTCGCTATATCTTTTGATTATGCCGGCGGTCATTTATGTCATCCTGTTACATTATATGCCGATATTCGGATTATTCATAGCATTTAAAGATTACAATTCCTATCAGGGGATTTTTGGAAGTCCCTGGGCGGGAATGATGGGATTCGAGCATTTTATTACGTTTATAAAACTCCCGAACTTTTGGCTCATTATGCGAAATACGCTGATACTGAGTGTCTACTCGATCGTCTTAAATACAGTGCTGCCCATCATCTTGGCGCTTTTTATCAATGAAATACGTAGTAAAATTTTTAAAAAAACGGTGCAGACGATCTCTTATGCACCATATTTTATTTCGACTGTAGTCGTAGTAGGCATGTTGTTTTCCTTCTGCGATGTGGAAAGCGGCATCCTAAATTCCATAGGTGCTATATTCGGCATAGAGGCGATTAATCTGATGGAATCAGCCTTTTGGTTCCCTACGATATACGTCGTCAGCGGGCTTTGGCAGGGACTTGGCTGGTGGGCGATCATATATATCGGCACACTTGCCAATGTTGATCAGAGTTTACACGAGGCAGCGGTTCTGGATGGCGCAGGGCGTCTGAAGCGAATTTGGTACGTCAATGTACCTGTGATCTTACCCATGGCGATCATCATGTTTATCATGAGCCTTGGGAATATGCTGAGTGTCGGCTTTGAAAAGGTCTATCTCATGCAGACAAGTGCGAATCTCACGACCTCGGAGATCATTTCGACCTATGTTTATCGCGTATCGCTCATGGCAAAGATACCGCAGTACAGTTATGCAACAGCGATCGGACTTTTCAATTCGGTCATCAATATTATTCTTTTGATAACAGCGAACTTCATATCTAGAAAAGTTAGTGCAACATCACTATGGTAA
- a CDS encoding AraC family transcriptional regulator, which translates to MKKDKPFMKNNVFFAYISHPVEFSIFPFILGYERCSQNKDSIGPQKKPCHLLHFIIRGSGYLSLGGIDYTIRNNQLFYIPPECTAIYRPDKSDPWEYMWIEFNGYNCKYFCDKAHLSEQSPIYTPLHPEKFYELFSELLKQNMAGSPQSNSPRSIAALLNLFALLCEDSSGGPPEDISPEQAKLQPVLDFIHANFCTPDISLRAISEQMFFNESYLCRIFKQSVGISPQKYIINLRMQKAREMLMHSTFSISNISLSVGYKSPYYFSQEFKRMFNLTPSQYRRNSYRNADYTQ; encoded by the coding sequence ATGAAAAAAGACAAACCTTTCATGAAAAATAATGTATTTTTTGCGTATATCAGTCACCCTGTAGAATTCAGTATATTTCCCTTCATTTTGGGCTACGAACGTTGTTCACAAAATAAGGACAGCATCGGTCCGCAAAAAAAGCCCTGTCATTTACTGCATTTTATAATCCGAGGCAGCGGCTACCTCTCTTTGGGAGGAATTGATTATACCATTCGAAACAATCAACTGTTTTATATCCCGCCCGAATGCACGGCGATCTATCGCCCCGATAAGAGTGATCCTTGGGAATATATGTGGATCGAGTTTAATGGTTATAATTGCAAATATTTCTGTGACAAGGCGCATCTTTCGGAACAATCGCCCATCTACACGCCATTGCATCCCGAAAAATTCTACGAATTGTTTTCAGAATTATTGAAACAAAATATGGCTGGCTCGCCACAAAGCAACTCCCCGCGCAGCATAGCGGCTCTTTTAAATCTGTTTGCCCTTTTGTGTGAAGACAGTAGCGGCGGACCACCCGAGGATATCTCCCCCGAACAAGCAAAGCTGCAGCCGGTGCTTGACTTCATTCACGCCAATTTCTGCACGCCAGACATTTCGTTGCGCGCTATCTCCGAGCAGATGTTTTTCAACGAATCCTATTTGTGTCGTATTTTCAAGCAGTCAGTCGGTATTTCCCCGCAAAAATATATCATCAATCTGCGCATGCAAAAGGCACGGGAAATGTTAATGCATTCCACATTCAGTATTTCTAATATTTCCCTATCGGTCGGATATAAAAGCCCCTATTATTTCTCGCAAGAATTTAAGCGTATGTTCAATTTAACTCCTTCGCAATACAGACGAAATTCCTACCGAAACGCAGACTATACACAATAA
- the hpt gene encoding hypoxanthine phosphoribosyltransferase, with protein MHPDVDSILISEEQIKKRIQELAVKLDKEYEGKRPLMVSILKGSVMFYADLLRAMSIPVEMDFMAISSYGAGAKSSGEVKLIKDLDRKIEGRDVVIVEDIIDSGYTLSYLKRMLYSRKPASVKICALLDKYARRVVPIEADFKGFDIEDEFVIGYGLDYAERYRNLPYIGILKRSVYEK; from the coding sequence ATGCATCCCGACGTTGACAGTATTCTGATTTCGGAAGAACAGATCAAAAAGCGCATTCAGGAACTTGCCGTAAAACTCGACAAGGAATATGAGGGCAAGCGCCCCCTCATGGTTTCCATTTTAAAGGGCAGCGTAATGTTTTACGCGGACCTTCTTCGCGCGATGAGCATTCCCGTCGAAATGGATTTTATGGCCATCTCTTCCTACGGCGCGGGTGCCAAATCCTCGGGCGAAGTCAAACTCATCAAAGACCTTGACCGCAAGATCGAAGGGCGCGACGTCGTCATCGTCGAGGATATCATCGATTCGGGCTACACGCTCTCGTACCTGAAACGCATGCTCTATTCGAGAAAGCCCGCGTCTGTCAAGATCTGCGCGCTGCTCGATAAGTACGCGCGCCGCGTCGTGCCCATCGAGGCGGATTTTAAGGGGTTCGACATCGAGGACGAATTCGTGATCGGCTACGGGCTCGACTATGCCGAGCGGTACAGAAATCTGCCGTACATAGGTATTTTGAAACGCAGCGTCTATGAAAAGTAA